Part of the Impatiens glandulifera chromosome 8, dImpGla2.1, whole genome shotgun sequence genome is shown below.
taaccaactaggctaataacactttatattttaaattcaacccaaaatttgataaacgcgtgacattttaacaatataagttcaacattttaactaactaatctatatatatatatatatatatatatataatgatgcttaatttttaaagtgtcctgattgccgggtcgagagctgtggttaatttggatatatgtgagagtaaatggatacttgggtgggattgtgggttgacccgcccataaacttaaaacgattaaaaataaaatttaaaatgctataagtatggttcgaatttataacctaacaaaacaagtacaaccttttaaccaactaggctaataacactttatattttaaattcaacccaaaatttgataaacgcgtgacattttaacaatttaagttcaacattttaactaactaatatatatatatatatatatatatatatatatatatatatatatatatatatatatatatatatatatatatatatatatatatatatatatatatatatatatatatataatgatgcttaatttataaagtgtccggattgccgggtcgagagctgtggttaatttggatatatatgagagtaaatggatacttgggtcgaattgtgggttgacccgcccataaacttaaaacggttaacaataaaattaaaaatgctataggtatggttcaaacttgcaacctaacaaaaacaagtacaaccttttaaccaactaggttaataacatcttatattttaaattcaacccaaaatttgataaacgcgtgacattttaaccatataagttcaactttttaactaactaatctatatatatatatatatatatatataatgatggttaatttttaaagtgtccggattgccgggtcgagagttgtggttaatttggatatatgtgagagtaaatggatatttgggtcggattgtgggttgacccgcccataaaaattttaccgtaatattttttcacgattttttatattattacccgtgtaaatgcacgagatacatactagttaaattaatattacgAATTCGAATCGAATTAAATTTCGAATTAATCTTTAAATACTCGCACCTAGATAAATTTCTCCATTTAAATTTCTTCATCCAAATCTTAATAGGGTCATGCTCACTAATTGATAAttatcatttcatttttaataaagaaaatacatATAAACAAAAGTAATTATAAGATTCAAatcaaagttttatttattaatcacaATTTCCAACAAGAATGTTACAAATTCTAAAAGAAAGCTAACAATGAACCCTAGAGACCGAAAAATTATATGGAAGAATTTgagaataataaaatgaaatgatttcCCCAAAACGAATTCGTTTACCATTATTTACTATACAATCTCCCAATTTAACTCGCTTAAACTTATTTGGATTCACAAGAGTAACGGAAGCGAATTGACCGCAGGAAATGTGAACCCCGTGTACACCATAGGGAGCATTATATGccatattaattatttcaacgTTGTATTTCGGAATGTGTATACCTCCTGCATACCCCGATTGAAATTGAATGATTCTTATATCGGAAAGTTGACATGTGGAATTTTTTACCACcttttcttcttccttacctataaaattaaattttcgaTTTTAATCAATCATTAAAATATCCAAACATATTCAAGATTATGAACTAATTCTAGTAGAATTAATATGAGAAATTTTATTGCATACATGAAGCTGACCAATTGGAGATGAAAATAGCAGATAGTAGTAAAAACAACACCAATATGGAATCTGATTTCAACATTGCCTAATAAAATGAGACTACAATGGAAGAATGGTAAATGGGGAggctaaatatatatttagttttttttcaaatatggtaagaaatttataaaaacttcAATTAGgtaaaaacttttttaaaacaacttttttttttcatgtaaatCATGTAATATTATACACAAATCTtacaaaaacacattttttcatTCATCTACTACCTTTACTTACAAAACTTTTCATTTAGTTCCataattacatattaaatataaatatttaagaaaccAAAATATCatggtttaattttatttgaaagtgttttgagtttaagcgaaATCATGATTATGTAGTGGGATGctagttctcttttaatttctaaatataaaatataaatataataataattataataacatatttaatctcAACCAAATTCTAGTAATGATAATTTTCTTGAAAAGTCACCACTATGgataaatattttctattttattaaaggagttgctatatatatatatatatatatatatatatatatatatatatatatatatatatatatatatatatatatatatatatatagatatttaggtaattattatactttatttcTTAGTTTAGATATTATCGAGATCTCTTTTGGAGtcattatttagattaaatatatataataataatgatcatTATCTCATATGTCAAAGAATCGttaatgtgtttatttatttaatataattattattttatatgttaaagTCACTTGAGTTTTGATGTAGttgaataagtattttttttttaaatgagaaatacttttatatatttttaattttttattcaagtttttcagtattaaattgtattatatcattaaattaaaatatatattttttaaaatttagatcattaataaaaaataaagagaattaaataattaaaattttaaactaaacaatataatataataataaatattcaaatgtaaataattaagaaaatgttagatttaatatttaatataacaagatattatttctaattttggaattttggtATGCATATTTATTTTGACCCTAGTTAATCTGGTTAGATTAAGTTACTAAGGACAATTCAAATCGATTAGAAAAGTCTAACTATTTTTACTGATACAATTCGAACCCGACAACATAAGACCGAATTTAGGGTATGAATTGAAATTAACCGTCCTAGTAGAGCCTGATATagagtatttaaataattgattaattaatactataattaacatttttttttatagatatacaaatatataaaatgacttGAAGTAACTTGATTAAgagggaaatttgataaaatgattcTAAAAAGGGGTTAAATGCGTTGGTGACCAGCGCATAATTTTAATTgcgctggtgaccactttaatttttttttgacaaaaatacccttttcgcgtaacgcggaTGAGAGGATGGTCACGCGAAGGACCCTCATTCTTTATGTAaatactcatttttttatttcgttattttcctttctctctATTCTCTCTACTCTGCGTTCTCTCTCGATGACGGCGAAACCCTAAACGATCACATCATACAGATCGACGACGAAAACCGTTCTAGTATTATGTGATTTGAtcaatttatattcttatttccattataactttattaaatgtttttgtgttCATCTTCAATGCAAGTTGGATGCAGATGGAACTCTAAACCATGATATTTGTAGATGCATGCAGATGCGgttgtttttattattcatcTTGGTTGTTTatcttgtcgatgatgatatttgtagaTGATGCGGAAGGTTAATGTGATTCTCGCGAACGGTCGTCCCTTCTCGCGTTGGGTCATCCCTTTTAGCGATGGACCATCCCTTCTAGCGAAGGGACATCCATTCTAACCATGTTTATCAACTATTATTAAGTAAGTTAGTTAATTACTTGAGGCCACCTTCCACCCGACAGGGCCGGCCCTGAGAAGCCTTAGATTTTTGGGGccctatgcaaatttaaattttgagcccctaaaatagtaaaaaaaaaaatataaataattaatatattataatacgagactaaaaaggagataaaaaatttatttttataatatatatttaatattaaaggagaaaaaaaggaaacaataatattaataatatagtattattaaatataaaaaatggggGCCCTATAAAAGTGGGAGCCCTATGCAAGTGCATTGGTTGCCTTACTCCAGGGCCGGCCCTGCCACCCGAATGTGTAAGAATCGAAGTATGTGATAAAAAAACATATGTCAAACACAAAAGGGTCAATCAAATCAATTCAATTCCTAAGCAGTTCAACAAAAAGTAAAATCATACTAATGGACAATAAGAAATAATGTTTGGCATCGTCCACACATTCGAGCATGGTCAAATGAAGGATCTTTGTAATAATCATGAAAGAAATTGAAACAAGTACTTGTCCATGGTACACAAAAAGCCCATACGCTGCCAGGAAGACAATAACAACCAAAGTCCCCATAGCCATTAACTTTCCAAAGTTTCTAAGAATCCCTCCACGACAATAATGGTGAAACAAGTAGACAAAATACACCGGCACAACCACGACAAACAAATGTTTAAAACAAAGAACGGAAAAAAGAAATCCCCCATCAAGTCATTCCCTTCTTCAAGAAAGGGATGACCCATCGCTAGAATGGATGGCCCGTCGCTAGAAGGGATGACCCATCGCAAGAAGGGATGGCCCATAGCCTCCAACTTTCTAAATCCCGGcttcttttaaattttacatatttttcgGGATTCTATAGCATGAGCTTATAATCAGTCAAAAGGgttatgaaattttaatatttatttcgcTCATAAAAAGTAAGTAAATAAATCTGAAACATATAAAATGCAATTAATCTTCCTGTGAATAGAGCTAGCTTTCAATTTTTCAGAAAAAATCAACTTACATTCTTCATCGATCTGGTTGGAGAGGGCTGTCTAGTAGGACTAAGCCATATTTCATTGTTCAATTCCTTAAATCCTCAGATTATTCGGGTAACATTATTTTCACTTTCAATTCAACTTAAAACTTAATGTGTTTTAAGGGTGAATTAAACCATTACTTATGGTctcttaaaaatcatttttatcacTTGAACTACTTAAGTGAGGTTATAGATATACAACTTAATTTTAAGTttacatttttgtttaataattttttttaaaaaaaaattgttattatattcttttttaacctaattttgtttaattagttattttaaagttagtttaaagtatatcaaatctatattgtttaatatattcaaaCCATTATCAAATTCGACTAATATTTGATACATAAAATATACTAGGTACAAGGTGGATGTAGGGTTTTGATTAGTTATAACGATAgctgaatttaaatttattctaatAGATACCACCCATAAAACTGAATACTTTCATAAGATGGACATATTTTACAATCAAAATCAGAAAACCAAAAAACAAGAAATCCCTAGAATGATGAACTGACTCTAGTAGAATTAACCTGACAAGTTTACATACATGAAAAGCtaaatgttgaagaagaagataagaGTAAAGTCAAGAGTTTAACTAAATCCAAACAACACACACTAAATATTGATCAAGTACAAGGGAAACAATACAAACCCACAAACAAACATCATACACAGAGACATTACATTTCTACATTAATCATCAATCATGAACCTGTTCTTCATCctcctcttcatcttcctcGTATTCCTCATCCTCATCTGCGGTAGCATCCTGATACTGCTGATACTCCGCCACCAAATCATTCATATTACTCTCCGCCTCAGTAAACTCCATCTCATCCATTCCTTCTCCAGTATACCAATGCAAGAAAGCCTTCCTCCTAAACATAGCCGTGAACTGCTCGCTCACCCTCCTGAACATTTCCTGGATCGAAGTCGAGTTTCCTATGAACGTCGACGCCATTTTCAACCCCTTGGGAGGAATATCGCATACACTAGACTTCACATTGTTGGGTATCCACTCCACGAAGTAAGACGAGTTCTTGTTCTGAACATTGATCATCTGTTCATCAACTTCTTTCGTGCTCATTTTACCTCGAAACATGGCTGAGGCAGTTAGGTATCGGCCGTGACGTGGGTCAGCTGCGCACATCATGTTTTTGGAGTCCCACATTTGTTGGGTTAGTTCTGGGACGGTTAAAGCTCTGTATTGTTGTGAGCCTCTTGAAGTTAAGGGTGCGAAACCAACCATGAAGAAATGGAGACGTGGGAAGGGGATTAGATTCACAGCTAGCTTTCTTAAGTCGGAGTTTAGTTGTCCTGGGAATCGTAAACAGCAGGTGACTCCACTCATGGTTGCGGATATCAAGTGGTTGAGATCACCAACTGAAATTACATTAACAATGAGTAAGATTTTTGATTGATCTCAAGTAACCCAcataaaagaagagaaattgaGAGGCTTACAAGTGGGAGTAGCAAGTTTGAGAGTTCTGAAACAGATATCATAAAGAGCTTCATTATCCAAAACCATACATTCATCAGCATTCTCAACCAGTTGATGAACTGAAAGAGTGGCATTATAAGGCTCCACAACTGTATCAGATACCTTTGGAGAAGGGAAAACTGAAAAAGTTAACATCATTCTGTCTGGATACTCTTCCCTGATCTTGGAAATGAGAAGGGTTCCCATTCCAGATCCAGTACCACCACCCAAAGAATGACAAACTTGGAAtcctatataaaataaacaaatcccATATCAAAAGACACAACAATCAACATACCCAACTCTAGTTCATAACAATTGAGTCATATAACACATGTTTGCAACAAATGGAAGAAAAAAGATTACCTTGCAGACAATCACAATTCTCAGCTTCCTTTCTAACAACATCAAGTACCGAATCAATGAGTTCAGCTCCTTCAGTGTAATGTCCCTTAGCCCAGTTATTACCAGCACCGGATTGTCCAAAGACGAAGTTATCTGGGCGGAAGATCTGACCGAAAGGTCCAGATCGGACGGAATCCATAGTACCAGGTTCGAGATCCATAAGAACAGCACGTGGTACGTACCTTCCACCGCTGGCTTCATTGTAATAGACGTTGATTCTCTCTAGCTGGAGATCTGCGTCGCCACTGTACTTACCAGTGCCGTCGATACCATGTTCGTCGCAGATCACTTCCCAGAACTTAGCACCGATCTGGTTACCACATTGACCACCTTGAATGTGAAGAATTTCCCTCATTTTGACGAGATTTGGAAGACTATGAGACCAGATCTGGAGAAGGAAAAAGGgtttttttagagagagagagtgacaGGGCACCAGTGATcataaagaagaagatgaaggatttgttttgtgttttataGAGGAGCGGGGTTTGTACTAAATTACCCCTGGATTTCGATATATTCACtgaaaatatctttaaaaccGACCTTCGagatctttttattttttttattgtagtgATTGTGGTTGTGCCGTTAATGTCAGGCAAAGTTAGTTGAGCTcactcttttcaaatttatttatactttttcaTAAGAAAATgtttaatcataaaatattaatagattatTTCTCTCATGTTGATGAATGTTATAAgggggaaattggacgaaatgaccatAAAGAAAGGACtatttgcctccgtggtcaccAGATAACTGAAATTGATCTGAtgaccacttaattttttttggacgaaattacccttttcgcgtaacgcgaagggacttcgcgtttcgcgaagtgagacgctgtgaaaagtccagaatacccttactatataatataattcggccatctttttttcatttcttttcttcccttctctttcttcccttccgcttttctcctccttctctctaatctcGCCGGCGACGGAGTTAAACGGCGTCACtcaatgagctccacgacgagcacaagcACTGTAACACTTGGtaaatttatgtatttcaagtttattgttgttcatttatgcattttcgaatcactgtgttgtttagggtttcatcttatgatacttcccgtttcgctaagtacttcccgtttcgcgaagtacttcccgtttcgcgaagtacttcccgtttcgcgaagagtttccatttcacagtattaattatcccgtttccattttttcttgcagccgaagttttcgttttctataatggagagtggaaagctgatgctaatggaatattgtattttgatgactcttcaatcaaaacattggatttaccccaaagtactcgttatgctgaattaattgataaactccatgaaagacttcaagtgcagaaatctacgtatgatttagtgctgcaagtgaagtatgatattccgaat
Proteins encoded:
- the LOC124911183 gene encoding tubulin beta chain is translated as MREILHIQGGQCGNQIGAKFWEVICDEHGIDGTGKYSGDADLQLERINVYYNEASGGRYVPRAVLMDLEPGTMDSVRSGPFGQIFRPDNFVFGQSGAGNNWAKGHYTEGAELIDSVLDVVRKEAENCDCLQGFQVCHSLGGGTGSGMGTLLISKIREEYPDRMMLTFSVFPSPKVSDTVVEPYNATLSVHQLVENADECMVLDNEALYDICFRTLKLATPTFGDLNHLISATMSGVTCCLRFPGQLNSDLRKLAVNLIPFPRLHFFMVGFAPLTSRGSQQYRALTVPELTQQMWDSKNMMCAADPRHGRYLTASAMFRGKMSTKEVDEQMINVQNKNSSYFVEWIPNNVKSSVCDIPPKGLKMASTFIGNSTSIQEMFRRVSEQFTAMFRRKAFLHWYTGEGMDEMEFTEAESNMNDLVAEYQQYQDATADEDEEYEEDEEEDEEQVHD